A single window of Pontibacillus chungwhensis DNA harbors:
- a CDS encoding DNA polymerase IV, producing MSKWYPKNGRVIFHVDMNSFYASVEMAYNPELKGKPLAIAGNPEERKGIVVTASYEARAKGVKTTMPLWQARRLCPDMIVMRPNFDRYRKASREMFSILSQVTHLVQPVSIDEGYMDITDCEDQGTPLDIANWIQKTIMEQLELPSSIGIAPNKFLAKMASDMKKPMGITVLRKRDIPTKLWPLPVREMYGVGEKTAEKLINSHIHTIEDLAKADVYALKGKLGINGERLQNRANGIDDRLVDPDAVSEFKSIGNSQTLPHDTTDDIEITKLLRQLSQKVADRMENKEVVSRNIQLMIRYHDRRTITRSKQLPEYISKVEEIYQYAVKLWEDHWNGTPIRLMGVTAQDLSEKQDATLQLDLFTYEKEAKNEKLYSAIGELTDKYGSNPFKKLKAKPKATPTTSFQKDFLDDFKKHQSSDSETN from the coding sequence TTGTCGAAGTGGTATCCGAAGAATGGACGTGTGATTTTCCATGTTGATATGAACAGTTTCTATGCTTCTGTTGAGATGGCTTACAATCCAGAATTGAAAGGTAAACCTCTCGCGATTGCGGGAAACCCTGAGGAACGAAAGGGAATAGTTGTAACCGCCAGTTATGAAGCGCGGGCAAAGGGTGTAAAGACCACTATGCCTCTGTGGCAAGCAAGGCGTCTTTGTCCCGATATGATTGTGATGCGTCCTAATTTTGACCGTTATCGAAAGGCTTCTAGAGAGATGTTCTCCATTCTTTCTCAAGTCACACATCTTGTTCAGCCTGTTTCAATTGATGAGGGGTATATGGATATTACCGATTGCGAAGATCAGGGTACTCCTTTAGATATTGCAAATTGGATCCAAAAGACCATTATGGAGCAGCTCGAACTCCCTAGTTCTATAGGGATTGCGCCGAATAAATTTCTTGCTAAGATGGCTTCAGATATGAAAAAGCCAATGGGAATTACGGTACTTAGAAAGCGTGATATACCAACGAAATTGTGGCCGTTGCCTGTTAGAGAAATGTATGGGGTAGGAGAGAAAACCGCTGAGAAATTAATCAATAGCCATATTCATACGATAGAAGATCTTGCAAAAGCAGACGTGTATGCTTTAAAAGGGAAGCTTGGGATTAATGGGGAGCGTCTACAAAATCGTGCAAACGGAATAGACGATCGACTTGTGGATCCTGATGCGGTTAGCGAGTTCAAAAGTATTGGGAATTCCCAGACATTGCCTCATGATACGACCGATGATATCGAAATTACAAAACTCCTTCGTCAATTATCACAGAAAGTTGCCGATCGTATGGAGAATAAAGAGGTTGTTTCAAGAAATATTCAGCTAATGATTCGGTATCACGACCGGAGAACCATTACAAGAAGCAAACAATTACCTGAATATATCAGTAAAGTGGAAGAGATTTATCAATACGCCGTAAAACTTTGGGAAGACCACTGGAACGGGACGCCTATCCGACTTATGGGTGTTACTGCACAGGACCTAAGTGAAAAGCAGGACGCAACGCTACAGCTTGACTTGTTTACGTATGAAAAGGAAGCTAAAAACGAAAAATTGTATTCCGCCATTGGAGAATTAACGGACAAATACGGGTCCAATCCATTTAAGAAATTAAAGGCTAAGCCAAAAGCGACCCCAACCACCAGTTTTCAAAAAGACTTTCTGGACGATTTTAAAAAACACCAATCATCTGATTCGGAAACAAACTAG
- a CDS encoding ABC transporter permease has protein sequence MILRKSILRQFKEKKFQFIGVTILLIVSIMLYVSMSMGISTLDNRNAQFKDEYSQEDFHMILSNEIPSNQLSRWEDKFDLILEERRYGDLPYTNEDTTLRLFSLTNEINISYASEGALPQEAGEVALSPVFAKAQNIEVGDEIEVNGDALEVTGFVYLPDYIYILERESDLLSDPSTFGIGVTTERTLLSVADQTVTQVLGDGASVQARDSFKSTVTEDYSLLKWLNQEENPRIQFVESEIESSQKLITTLPLFILALSVLMVLMIMKRRLEMQRKEIGTLKALGYRNRELIRHYMMYAAFIGLLGSLLGVAAGAGLSIPITDLYSNYFNLPSISYFDWDPKVLVIGFVIPNVILLLMTYFVIRKPLQQSPLDLLRPKDTAAGKKSMLERLPLLNKGSFMTRFRTRLLARSKARAVYILLGVMFSSILLIFGATMYKGMDGIVDATYKEILTYNYAAHYKTLQEETPSQGESPFTAAEAEISEVNGEKIDSIDQQSMIYGLEPDTDQIHLKTEEGKLLNSKLKEGVILSEPFASALGLAEGDTITLTNAYNSNTLKKKVQGIASVYIGFSIYDERGEVNKFLGYPEEVYTGKWTNKEPENSENVLFIENKQDIIENFESTSALTRYSVFGIAGFAFLIGVIVLTLITNLIVEENSPSISLFKVMGYTDKEVSKLIINVYTPIVLIGFILSVPIGILSIDQLMNSLVEQTGFAMPVHLSPLMIGMSLVTILFTYYVSLTLSRRKLKKVSLQEALKKQQD, from the coding sequence ATGATCCTCAGAAAAAGTATACTTCGTCAGTTTAAAGAGAAGAAGTTTCAGTTTATAGGCGTAACGATTCTTCTGATTGTGTCCATTATGCTTTATGTTTCTATGTCGATGGGAATCTCGACTTTGGATAATCGGAACGCTCAATTTAAAGATGAATATAGCCAAGAGGATTTTCATATGATTCTCTCTAATGAGATTCCTTCTAATCAACTATCAAGATGGGAAGACAAGTTTGACCTAATATTAGAAGAAAGAAGGTATGGGGATCTTCCATACACAAATGAAGACACAACGCTTCGGTTATTTTCGCTAACGAATGAGATCAATATCTCGTATGCTTCAGAGGGAGCGTTGCCACAAGAAGCTGGAGAAGTGGCATTATCTCCTGTCTTTGCAAAAGCACAAAACATCGAGGTAGGAGATGAAATCGAAGTAAACGGAGATGCACTGGAAGTAACAGGGTTCGTTTATCTCCCTGACTACATCTATATACTAGAGCGAGAAAGCGATCTTCTTAGTGATCCGAGTACATTTGGGATCGGCGTTACGACAGAACGTACACTCTTATCAGTTGCTGATCAGACCGTCACGCAAGTATTAGGAGATGGTGCTTCTGTTCAAGCAAGAGATTCGTTCAAATCAACCGTTACAGAAGATTACTCCTTACTGAAATGGTTAAATCAAGAGGAGAATCCTCGAATTCAATTTGTAGAATCGGAAATTGAAAGCTCGCAAAAGTTGATTACAACTCTACCTTTATTTATATTAGCTTTATCGGTTCTAATGGTACTTATGATTATGAAGCGCCGTTTAGAAATGCAAAGAAAAGAGATCGGGACGTTAAAAGCACTAGGCTATCGTAATCGTGAACTCATTCGTCATTATATGATGTATGCAGCCTTTATTGGATTGCTAGGCTCTTTGCTCGGTGTGGCAGCAGGTGCTGGATTGTCCATTCCAATAACAGATCTATATTCCAATTACTTTAACTTACCAAGCATTTCTTATTTCGATTGGGACCCTAAAGTCCTTGTCATTGGTTTTGTAATTCCAAATGTTATATTACTCCTTATGACTTACTTTGTGATCCGTAAGCCCTTGCAACAATCCCCCCTTGATCTGTTGCGACCAAAGGATACGGCTGCTGGGAAGAAGTCCATGTTAGAAAGGCTGCCGCTACTCAATAAGGGAAGCTTTATGACACGGTTTCGCACTCGTTTGTTAGCCAGGAGTAAAGCGAGAGCTGTTTATATTTTGTTAGGGGTTATGTTTTCTAGTATTCTTTTAATCTTTGGGGCAACGATGTACAAAGGTATGGATGGTATTGTAGATGCAACCTATAAAGAAATCTTGACCTACAATTACGCTGCTCACTATAAAACATTGCAAGAAGAAACACCGTCCCAAGGGGAAAGCCCATTTACTGCAGCAGAAGCAGAGATTAGCGAAGTGAATGGAGAAAAAATCGATTCAATTGACCAGCAGTCGATGATCTATGGATTAGAGCCTGACACAGACCAAATTCACCTTAAAACTGAAGAAGGTAAGCTGCTCAATTCCAAACTTAAAGAAGGTGTTATCCTGAGCGAACCCTTTGCGAGCGCACTCGGTTTGGCGGAAGGGGATACGATTACTCTAACGAATGCTTACAACTCAAACACCCTTAAGAAAAAAGTACAAGGAATCGCGAGTGTTTATATTGGCTTTTCCATTTATGATGAACGTGGTGAGGTAAATAAGTTTTTAGGGTATCCAGAAGAGGTTTATACAGGAAAATGGACAAATAAAGAGCCGGAAAACTCAGAAAACGTCTTATTTATTGAGAATAAACAAGACATCATTGAAAATTTTGAATCCACATCTGCTTTAACACGGTACTCTGTATTTGGCATTGCGGGCTTCGCATTCTTAATAGGGGTAATTGTCCTAACCCTCATTACGAATCTAATCGTGGAAGAGAATTCACCGTCAATTTCCCTGTTTAAAGTCATGGGCTATACGGATAAAGAAGTTTCTAAGCTTATTATAAATGTCTATACACCAATCGTCTTGATTGGGTTTATCCTGTCTGTCCCAATTGGAATCTTAAGCATTGATCAACTCATGAATTCACTCGTTGAACAGACCGGTTTCGCTATGCCTGTTCACCTGAGTCCCTTAATGATTGGCATGAGTTTGGTTACGATCTTATTCACCTATTACGTATCTTTAACTCTCTCAAGAAGGAAACTAAAAAAGGTTTCCTTACAAGAAGCCCTGAAAAAACAGCAAGATTAA
- a CDS encoding spore coat protein: protein MAPSTNHGGHELFDAHEVIASVISLMDQYQMYEQHIQDQKLKDILNRQYAFIETMYNTIVESFSTGNKPSVSTQVYKMEEDHTTVYGLNQGEPKKPNQSVQELSDKGLSAYMLGQTKSLATLFSMTALEMTNPVLRRVIADSVPNLIEMSYEIFLYQNKHGYYQVPQLNPQDMNQMLQSYVQTNQKPMQ from the coding sequence ATGGCCCCATCGACTAACCATGGAGGTCATGAGCTTTTTGATGCTCACGAAGTTATTGCATCTGTTATAAGTTTAATGGATCAATACCAAATGTATGAACAGCACATACAAGACCAGAAGTTAAAGGATATTTTAAATCGTCAGTACGCTTTTATTGAAACGATGTATAATACGATTGTAGAGAGCTTTAGCACGGGAAATAAACCGTCTGTTTCTACCCAAGTATACAAGATGGAAGAAGATCATACGACCGTTTATGGATTAAATCAGGGAGAGCCAAAAAAGCCCAATCAATCTGTACAAGAACTATCTGATAAAGGGTTATCTGCTTACATGTTAGGACAAACGAAGTCTCTAGCTACGCTGTTTTCGATGACGGCTTTAGAGATGACAAATCCCGTATTAAGACGCGTCATAGCAGATAGCGTTCCAAACTTAATTGAAATGTCGTATGAAATCTTTCTTTATCAGAACAAACATGGGTATTATCAAGTTCCACAATTAAATCCTCAGGACATGAACCAGATGCTTCAAAGTTATGTTCAGACCAATCAAAAGCCTATGCAATAA
- a CDS encoding MFS transporter, which yields MSSNTQHSNQAQNKGGTLALLALAISAFGIGTTEFVPVGLLSSIADDLSISITLAGLLISGYAIGVSIGAPVLTALTSKMNRKTLLMSLMVLFIVGNSVAALSTSFTVLFIARFITAFSHGIFFSIGATIAADLVPQHKRASAIAFMFTGLTVATVTGVPLGTFIGQAFGWRATFWGVALLGLIGVISSAILVPKDLKEAPPAKFSEQLKILTNGKLILAFVITGLGYGGTFVAFTYLSPILEDITGFSARWVSIILVGYGVAVAIGNTIGGKASNKNPLKALFWMFVFQAIILFILTVTAPFKVLGLITIFFMGLFAFMNVPALQILVVNLAEKYVPSAVNVASALNIAAFNVGIAIGSFVGGIIVDSIGLEHTPWVGAVMVVGAILLTAVLRSMERKED from the coding sequence ATGAGTTCTAACACACAACATTCAAATCAAGCTCAAAATAAAGGAGGCACACTGGCGCTACTTGCGCTAGCGATTAGTGCCTTTGGTATTGGAACAACGGAGTTTGTTCCAGTTGGACTTCTTTCATCGATTGCTGATGATTTATCTATATCGATTACGTTGGCAGGTCTTTTGATTTCTGGATATGCAATTGGAGTATCTATTGGGGCACCGGTTCTTACAGCATTAACATCCAAGATGAATCGAAAAACGCTTCTGATGTCTTTGATGGTTCTGTTTATAGTAGGTAACTCTGTAGCGGCGTTATCAACTAGTTTTACAGTCTTATTTATAGCTCGCTTTATTACGGCGTTCTCACATGGCATATTCTTCTCGATTGGCGCAACAATTGCTGCTGATTTAGTTCCGCAGCATAAGCGTGCCAGTGCAATAGCATTTATGTTTACAGGCTTAACAGTTGCGACCGTAACAGGTGTTCCACTTGGGACATTTATTGGACAAGCCTTTGGTTGGAGAGCAACCTTCTGGGGAGTCGCACTACTAGGTCTTATTGGTGTTATTTCCAGTGCGATATTGGTCCCTAAAGATCTTAAAGAAGCACCACCAGCGAAATTTAGTGAACAGCTTAAGATTTTAACAAATGGTAAATTAATCTTAGCTTTTGTCATTACAGGTCTAGGGTATGGAGGTACGTTCGTAGCCTTTACGTATCTTTCTCCGATATTAGAAGATATTACAGGATTTAGCGCCCGTTGGGTAAGTATTATCTTAGTTGGATATGGTGTGGCCGTTGCGATTGGTAACACCATCGGTGGAAAAGCTTCAAACAAAAATCCACTAAAAGCTCTGTTTTGGATGTTTGTATTCCAAGCTATTATTCTATTTATCTTAACGGTAACAGCGCCATTTAAAGTACTTGGTTTAATTACTATCTTCTTTATGGGTCTGTTTGCATTCATGAACGTTCCTGCTTTGCAAATCCTTGTTGTGAACCTGGCTGAAAAATATGTTCCATCTGCTGTTAACGTAGCATCAGCTTTAAATATTGCAGCTTTTAACGTCGGGATTGCGATTGGATCGTTTGTTGGGGGAATAATTGTAGACTCTATTGGACTTGAGCACACACCTTGGGTAGGTGCTGTCATGGTAGTTGGCGCTATATTATTAACAGCGGTTCTTCGTTCGATGGAACGTAAAGAAGACTAA
- a CDS encoding acyl-CoA carboxylase subunit beta: MDIYNKINELYDRRRTIEMGGGDERIQKQRDKGKMTARERIDYLLDEGTFVELNPFIEHRGTEFGMAGKEAPGEGVVTGFGKIKGNDVYLFAQDFTVFGGALGEMHAKKIAAAMDLAVKNGVPFIGLNDSGGARIQEGVTSLDGYGQVFYRNSIYSGVIPQISVIMGPCAGGAVYSPAITDFVIMVEETSQMFITGPKVIETVTGEQISSEDLGGAHVHNSKSGNAHLKAKTEEEALDQVRSLIDYLPANNEEKPRQIEMDEEDHYRPDLTDLIPFDPIRPYDVRTIIDQVTDENSFFEIHPDFAKNVVVGFARIKGKTVGLVCNQPKVMAGGLDIDSSDKASRFIRFCDSFNIPLITFEDVTGFFPGVKQEHGGIIRHGAKILYAYSEATVPKITVITRKAYGGAYVALNSKSIGADLVYAWPNAEIAVMGPEGAANIIFARDIKGSENPEATRQEKINEYRERFANPYVAAGLGMVDDVIDPRETRISLIQALDMLKNKKEERPKKKHGNIPL; the protein is encoded by the coding sequence ATGGATATTTATAATAAGATTAATGAACTCTATGATAGAAGAAGAACCATAGAAATGGGCGGTGGAGATGAACGTATACAAAAACAACGAGATAAGGGAAAGATGACAGCTAGAGAACGAATTGACTATCTCCTTGATGAAGGAACGTTCGTGGAACTCAACCCATTTATTGAGCACCGGGGCACAGAGTTTGGAATGGCAGGGAAAGAAGCACCTGGTGAAGGGGTCGTTACCGGTTTTGGGAAGATTAAAGGCAATGATGTGTACTTATTTGCCCAGGATTTTACGGTCTTCGGTGGGGCATTAGGTGAAATGCACGCAAAAAAAATTGCTGCGGCCATGGATCTTGCTGTCAAAAATGGTGTCCCCTTTATCGGTTTAAACGACTCAGGTGGCGCTCGAATTCAAGAAGGAGTCACTTCTCTTGATGGTTATGGGCAAGTCTTTTATCGAAATTCGATCTATTCAGGAGTGATTCCACAAATTTCTGTTATTATGGGACCTTGCGCAGGGGGAGCGGTTTATTCTCCTGCGATTACAGATTTCGTTATTATGGTTGAGGAAACGTCCCAAATGTTTATAACAGGACCTAAAGTAATCGAAACCGTAACAGGTGAGCAAATCTCTTCTGAGGACCTAGGTGGAGCGCATGTACATAATAGTAAAAGCGGAAATGCTCATTTGAAAGCAAAGACAGAAGAAGAAGCGTTAGATCAGGTCCGTTCTTTAATTGATTACCTACCTGCTAATAATGAAGAGAAACCTCGTCAAATAGAAATGGATGAGGAGGATCATTACAGACCAGACCTCACAGACTTAATCCCGTTTGATCCCATTCGTCCCTATGATGTAAGGACCATTATTGATCAGGTAACGGATGAAAACTCCTTCTTTGAAATTCATCCAGACTTTGCGAAGAACGTTGTGGTTGGATTCGCTCGCATTAAAGGGAAAACGGTGGGACTCGTTTGCAACCAGCCTAAAGTGATGGCTGGTGGTCTGGATATTGATTCTTCTGATAAAGCTTCCCGTTTTATTCGCTTTTGTGATTCATTTAATATTCCACTCATTACATTTGAAGACGTAACTGGGTTTTTCCCGGGTGTTAAACAAGAGCATGGTGGAATTATCAGACACGGAGCTAAAATCTTATATGCTTATTCAGAAGCGACTGTTCCAAAGATAACAGTCATTACTCGAAAAGCATATGGCGGGGCTTATGTGGCGTTAAATAGTAAATCAATTGGAGCAGACCTTGTCTACGCGTGGCCGAATGCTGAAATTGCGGTGATGGGGCCAGAGGGAGCAGCAAATATTATTTTTGCCAGAGACATAAAGGGGAGTGAAAATCCTGAAGCGACTCGTCAGGAGAAAATCAATGAATACCGTGAAAGATTTGCCAATCCTTATGTAGCTGCAGGTCTTGGTATGGTCGATGATGTTATTGATCCTAGAGAGACAAGAATCTCTCTTATTCAGGCACTAGATATGCTTAAAAATAAAAAAGAAGAACGACCAAAGAAAAAGCACGGAAATATTCCTTTATAA
- a CDS encoding M20/M25/M40 family metallo-hydrolase: MLTVNRDRLIEEFLELVQIDSETGDEAKINEVLKKKFTDLGVEVFEDNAKEVTGHGAGNLICTLKGSKGGVDPIYFTSHMDTVVPGNGVKPTIQDGYVVTDGTTILGADDKTGLAAIFEAIRTLQENNVEHGDIQFIITVGEESGLVGAKALNPEHLTAKYGYALDSDGKVGNIVVAAPTQAKLNAVVKGKTAHAGVAPEKGISAITLAARAISKMPLGRIDEETTANIGRFEGGQKTNIVCDHVEILAEARSLVPEKMEAQVEKMRKALEETAEEMGGSVDIETQVMYPGFKHSEGEEVVEVARRAAKAIGRSTDLLTSGGGSDANIIAGHGIPTVNLCVGYEEIHTTNERMPLDELEKTAELVAAIVQETAQK, encoded by the coding sequence ATGCTTACTGTAAATCGTGACCGATTAATTGAAGAATTTCTTGAGTTGGTTCAAATTGACTCAGAAACGGGAGACGAAGCAAAGATAAACGAAGTATTGAAAAAGAAATTTACAGACCTTGGTGTCGAGGTTTTTGAAGACAATGCCAAGGAAGTGACAGGGCATGGCGCTGGGAATCTTATCTGTACCCTGAAAGGAAGTAAGGGGGGTGTGGATCCAATTTACTTTACTTCTCATATGGATACAGTTGTACCTGGTAATGGCGTGAAACCTACTATTCAGGATGGCTATGTGGTTACAGATGGCACAACGATCCTTGGGGCGGATGATAAGACTGGATTAGCTGCTATTTTTGAAGCGATCCGTACCCTTCAAGAGAATAATGTAGAGCATGGGGATATTCAGTTTATCATTACAGTTGGTGAAGAATCAGGTTTAGTCGGAGCTAAAGCGCTGAATCCTGAACATTTAACTGCTAAATATGGCTATGCTCTTGATAGTGATGGGAAAGTTGGGAATATCGTAGTGGCAGCACCTACACAAGCTAAGCTGAATGCAGTGGTTAAAGGGAAGACTGCACACGCAGGTGTCGCTCCTGAAAAAGGAATTTCAGCGATTACACTAGCGGCTCGTGCCATCTCAAAAATGCCGCTTGGACGCATTGATGAAGAGACGACGGCAAATATCGGCCGTTTTGAAGGTGGTCAGAAGACGAATATTGTTTGTGATCACGTAGAAATCCTAGCTGAAGCTCGTTCACTTGTTCCGGAAAAAATGGAAGCTCAAGTGGAAAAGATGCGAAAAGCCCTTGAAGAGACTGCTGAAGAAATGGGCGGAAGTGTAGATATTGAAACCCAAGTTATGTACCCAGGCTTCAAACATAGTGAAGGGGAAGAAGTCGTTGAAGTAGCCAGACGTGCTGCGAAGGCGATCGGTCGTTCTACTGATCTTCTTACTAGCGGTGGAGGTAGTGATGCAAATATTATTGCAGGTCACGGAATTCCGACGGTGAACCTTTGTGTAGGATACGAAGAGATCCACACAACGAATGAACGTATGCCTCTTGATGAACTAGAGAAAACAGCTGAACTCGTGGCAGCAATTGTACAAGAAACAGCTCAAAAATAA
- the mce gene encoding methylmalonyl-CoA epimerase — protein sequence MDRKIRVLIAKPGLDGHDRGALVISQALRDHGMEVIYTGLRQSPDQIAQAAIQEDVDIVGLSSLSGAHRSLFPKIVETLKKYNAEDIPVFGGGVIPAEDIPFLEEKGIKKIFTPGSSTDEVAKYIQRLVDPEQSAEVKPPEKIAHIGIAVQNIEQTLPFYTDTLGLTLTHVETVESEGVKVAFLPIGETQIELLEPLSDDSSIAQFIKKKGEGIHHIAFEVSDIGDRLKQYRADGVPLLNEVPKKGAHNADVAFLHPKASNGVLYELCQHGGDQT from the coding sequence ATGGATAGAAAAATACGTGTACTTATAGCGAAACCAGGACTTGATGGGCATGATCGTGGAGCGCTTGTCATTTCGCAAGCTCTTCGTGACCATGGTATGGAGGTCATTTATACTGGGCTGCGCCAATCGCCTGATCAGATTGCTCAAGCAGCTATTCAAGAAGATGTCGATATTGTGGGATTATCCTCATTATCAGGCGCGCACCGGTCACTGTTTCCAAAAATTGTGGAAACATTAAAAAAATACAATGCAGAGGATATCCCTGTTTTTGGTGGCGGTGTTATTCCAGCTGAAGATATTCCGTTCTTAGAGGAAAAAGGGATTAAGAAGATCTTTACACCTGGTAGTTCGACAGATGAGGTAGCGAAATACATTCAACGGCTTGTTGATCCTGAACAATCCGCAGAGGTTAAACCGCCAGAGAAGATTGCTCACATTGGAATCGCTGTACAGAACATTGAACAAACTCTTCCGTTTTACACAGATACCCTTGGTCTTACTCTTACACATGTTGAAACAGTTGAGAGTGAAGGCGTTAAAGTTGCCTTCTTACCAATTGGGGAGACTCAAATCGAATTGTTAGAGCCGTTAAGTGATGATTCTTCAATTGCTCAGTTTATTAAGAAGAAAGGAGAAGGAATCCATCATATTGCATTTGAGGTATCGGATATAGGCGATCGGTTAAAACAATATAGGGCTGATGGCGTTCCTTTACTCAATGAGGTGCCAAAGAAAGGGGCACACAATGCTGATGTCGCTTTTTTACACCCGAAAGCATCTAACGGTGTTTTATATGAGTTATGTCAGCATGGAGGTGACCAAACGTAA
- a CDS encoding ABC transporter ATP-binding protein, translating to MSIVLSNVNKIYQSGEVTVHALKNVSIEIPDQEIVAILGPSGSGKSTLLNVIGGIDRHDEGEITVHHYELSKLKDKELTEYRRQSLGFIFQQYNLMPTLTVSENVEVGSELSQNPLNMKEILEKVGMWDKKDKFPYQLSGGEQQRVAIARALIKNPQVLLCDEPTGALDEETGKKILSLLKYVNETYGTTVCIITHNNGIGEMAHKVIRMKSGEIMEHFYNEQPVDPEKVKWV from the coding sequence ATGAGTATCGTACTATCAAATGTGAACAAGATATATCAAAGCGGTGAAGTGACTGTTCATGCGTTAAAGAATGTTTCTATTGAAATCCCTGATCAAGAAATTGTCGCGATTTTGGGCCCTTCAGGTTCAGGTAAGTCTACACTGCTTAATGTCATTGGAGGGATTGATCGTCATGATGAGGGAGAGATAACGGTTCATCACTATGAATTGTCCAAATTGAAAGATAAGGAATTAACAGAATATAGAAGGCAATCTCTTGGATTTATCTTTCAACAATATAATCTTATGCCGACACTCACCGTTTCTGAAAATGTTGAAGTAGGAAGTGAGTTAAGCCAGAATCCTCTTAACATGAAAGAGATTTTGGAGAAAGTTGGAATGTGGGATAAAAAGGACAAATTCCCTTACCAGTTAAGTGGAGGGGAACAGCAACGTGTTGCCATTGCACGTGCCCTGATCAAAAATCCTCAAGTCTTACTATGTGATGAGCCAACTGGGGCATTAGATGAAGAAACAGGTAAGAAAATCTTATCCCTTTTGAAATATGTAAATGAAACGTATGGTACAACAGTATGTATCATTACACACAATAATGGCATTGGTGAAATGGCCCATAAAGTCATCCGAATGAAAAGCGGTGAAATAATGGAGCATTTTTATAATGAGCAGCCCGTTGATCCAGAGAAGGTGAAGTGGGTATGA